In the genome of Polynucleobacter sp. TSB-Sco08W16, the window GTGAGGCAAGTGCTTCCATGCTTAAAGAATTGGGATGTCAGTACGTGATCGTGGGGCATTCAGAGCGCCGCCAAATGCATCATGAAGTAGACGAAGCTGTTGCCGCTAAGGCTCTCCAGGTTCTTGATAACGGCATGACGCCGGTGATCTGTGTTGGTGAAACAGCGGACGAGCGTAACTCAGGAAGGGCAGAGGAGGTTGTCTGCGGTCAGATCGCAAAACAAGTCTCTGTTCTGCAGGATCGCTTGGCTGATTGTCTGATTGCTTATGAACCCGTATGGGCGATTGGTACTGGTAAAGTTGCCAGCGCCCAGATCGCTCAAGATATGCATCGGCATATTCGTCTTCAGTTAGCTGAATTTGATGAGGATGTTGCCTCGCATGTAGGAATTTTGTACGGTGGCAGTGTCAAGCCTGATAATGCTGTTGAATTGTTTGCCATGCCTGATATTGATGGTGGATTAGTTGGAGGGGCTTCCTTGAACCCTGAAGATTTTTTGGCTATCTGTCAGGCATAGATTTTTTATTTGGAGATAAGCTGTGGAATGGTTTAAGACTTTATTAATCGTATTGCAGGTAGTTTCAGCTTTGGCTGTGATCTTGTTAGTTCTCTTGCAACAGGGCAAGGGCGCAGACATGGGTGCAGCATTTGGCTCAGGTGCCTCTGGAAGCTTGTTTGGTGCCAGTGGATCTGCAAACTTTCTCTCGCATACAACTGCCATCTTTGCGGCGGTATTTTTCATTTGTACTCTTGGTATTACTTGGGTAGGCAACAAGAAGGAAGTTAGTCCTGGCGTTCTATCTGGTACGGTTGCTCCTGTAGTGGCACCGGCTGCCCCAGCAGCTCCAGCCCAGGATCCAAGTAAACCAGCAGTTCCTAAGTAAATAGGTCAGTTTTTACATCATTAGCTGCCGTCTTTTTGGGGTGGTTGTGTGGTGCAATGCAGTAGAATTAACAGGCTTTACAAGATGCCGACGTGGTGAAATTGGTAGACACGCTATCTTGAGGGGGTAGTGGCTTAGGCTGTGCGAGTTCGAGTCTCGCCGTCGGCACCAATATGAAGTAGATGTGGAGTTTTTGCTCTAAATCAATAGAAGTTAGTAGTGGAATAATTAAAATTTGCTGTACTGAAGATTTATCAGACGAACGACTCAGGACTATTTTGAATCTCGCTAATTACTTTCCTGTTCTGCTTTTCATCCTCGTAGGTATTGGGGTGGGATTAGTCCCCATGTTCCTCGGAAAAATTCTGGCTCCTTCAAAGCCTGATGCTGAAAAACTCTCTCCATATGAGTGCGGTTTTGAAGCTTTTGAAGATGCGCGTATGAAGTTCGATGTGCGCTACTACCTGATTGCTATTCTCTTTATTTTGTTTGACCTTGAAACTGCATTCCTATTCCCATGGGGTGTCGCATTACGTGATCTTGGTTGGTTCGGCTACGCCTCTATGGTGATTTTCCTTTTGGAATTCATTGTGGGATTTGTATATATCTGGAAAAAGGGCGCTCTCGACTGGGAGTGATCGATATGGCATTAGAAGGCGTTCTCAAAGAAGGATTTGTAACCACTACAGCGGACCAGCTAATCAACTGGACCCGCAACGGTTCCTTATGGCCAATGACCTTTGGTCTAGCCTGTTGTGCGGTAGAAATGATGCATGCTGGCGCTTCCCGTTATGACTTAGACCGTTTCGGTGTGGTATTTCGCCCATCGCCACGTCAGTCAGATTTGATGATTGTTGCCGGCACGTTGACCAATAAGATGGCCCCTGCATTGCGCAAGGTTTATGACCAAATGCCAGAGCCACGCTGGGTTCTGTCTATGGGTTCCTGTGCCAATGGTGGCGGCTACTATCACAACTCTTATTCAGTAGTTCGCGGTTGCGATCGCATTGTGCCGGTTGATATTTATGTTCCTGGCTGCCCTCCAACTGCTGAAGCCTTGATCTATGGAATTATTCAGCTTCAATCCAAGATTGCTCGAACTAGCACTATTGCGCGGAAGGCTTAAGCAATGTCAGATCGTTTAAATCAA includes:
- the tpiA gene encoding triose-phosphate isomerase, encoding MRPLIVIGNWKMNGSLASNQDWVKTVARGMESGMPAGRKFAVCPPLPYLKQCGDLIKEHSLAFLSLGAQDASAQSSGAYTGEASASMLKELGCQYVIVGHSERRQMHHEVDEAVAAKALQVLDNGMTPVICVGETADERNSGRAEEVVCGQIAKQVSVLQDRLADCLIAYEPVWAIGTGKVASAQIAQDMHRHIRLQLAEFDEDVASHVGILYGGSVKPDNAVELFAMPDIDGGLVGGASLNPEDFLAICQA
- the secG gene encoding preprotein translocase subunit SecG — translated: MEWFKTLLIVLQVVSALAVILLVLLQQGKGADMGAAFGSGASGSLFGASGSANFLSHTTAIFAAVFFICTLGITWVGNKKEVSPGVLSGTVAPVVAPAAPAAPAQDPSKPAVPK
- a CDS encoding NADH-quinone oxidoreductase subunit A translates to MNLANYFPVLLFILVGIGVGLVPMFLGKILAPSKPDAEKLSPYECGFEAFEDARMKFDVRYYLIAILFILFDLETAFLFPWGVALRDLGWFGYASMVIFLLEFIVGFVYIWKKGALDWE
- a CDS encoding NADH-quinone oxidoreductase subunit B family protein; the encoded protein is MALEGVLKEGFVTTTADQLINWTRNGSLWPMTFGLACCAVEMMHAGASRYDLDRFGVVFRPSPRQSDLMIVAGTLTNKMAPALRKVYDQMPEPRWVLSMGSCANGGGYYHNSYSVVRGCDRIVPVDIYVPGCPPTAEALIYGIIQLQSKIARTSTIARKA